One window of Thermocoleostomius sinensis A174 genomic DNA carries:
- a CDS encoding DUF3110 domain-containing protein produces MRVFVLLFNAGTENEGIHTLKVGDRNTILMFESEDDATRYGLMLEAQDFITPSVEAFESEEIEEFCQGSDYDCKLVPEGTLAVPPETNLEQTDWQPDGTPANASSAEKPDFSQSELDEIRRRLEGLI; encoded by the coding sequence ATGCGTGTATTTGTTCTGCTATTCAATGCCGGTACGGAGAACGAAGGAATTCATACGCTGAAAGTGGGCGATCGCAATACCATTCTGATGTTTGAGTCAGAAGACGACGCCACTCGCTATGGTCTAATGCTAGAAGCTCAAGATTTTATTACGCCATCGGTCGAAGCCTTTGAATCAGAAGAAATCGAGGAGTTTTGCCAAGGAAGTGACTATGATTGCAAGCTAGTTCCTGAAGGCACACTTGCGGTTCCGCCCGAAACGAATTTGGAACAAACCGACTGGCAGCCCGATGGTACTCCTGCTAATGCATCCAGTGCTGAGAAACCCGATTTTTCCCAATCCGAGTTAGATGAAATTCGCCGTCGCCTAGAAGGCTTGATATAA
- a CDS encoding site-2 protease family protein, translating to MIIALILVAALGILGWGFYRAKPYGKLGLLSWLQSVVLMLPWLTFFGLVALGIYINLAIVIFLLVGSIGLYILLGRQLRTIAGNENFTKRFSSVNATNTKAEIDQSEPAAADASPQSPSETPAPTPASSSPSASTEPAKLSPSLPAEDLQAIQGIFGIDTFFATETIPYQDGVIFRGNLRGEPDSSYDRLAANLKTQVGDRYRLFLVEGMEGRPVVVVLPSANQPQPTTPAQLVLAIVLGLATIATCLETAGLLLGFDFFSEMSRYAEVLPIASGILAVLGAHEIAHRVVARRYQIRLSPPFFIPTGQIGSFGALMRFESVLPNRSVLFDIAFAGPAIGGLVALGLLIIGLLLSHPGSLFQIPAEFLQGSILVGTLARVVLGAAVQQPLVDVHPLVLIGWLGLVITALNLMPAGQLDGGRIVQSIYGRKVAGRTTVATLIVLGLASLVNPLALYWAILILFLQRDLERPALNELSEPNDARAALGLLVLFLMAATLLPLTPSLAGRLGIGG from the coding sequence ATGATTATTGCTTTAATTTTAGTGGCAGCACTGGGGATACTAGGATGGGGATTCTATCGCGCTAAACCCTATGGCAAGTTGGGTCTCCTATCATGGCTGCAATCAGTGGTGTTGATGCTCCCTTGGCTCACCTTTTTTGGACTTGTGGCACTGGGCATATATATCAACTTGGCGATCGTGATTTTTCTGTTGGTTGGGTCGATCGGGCTATACATTCTCCTTGGTCGGCAACTACGGACAATTGCCGGAAATGAAAATTTCACGAAGCGGTTTTCGTCGGTCAACGCCACAAACACCAAAGCGGAAATCGATCAATCGGAGCCTGCGGCAGCGGATGCCTCGCCTCAGTCCCCCTCAGAGACCCCCGCCCCCACCCCAGCATCGTCCTCTCCTTCAGCTTCGACGGAGCCTGCCAAGCTGTCGCCATCGTTGCCAGCAGAGGATTTGCAAGCCATTCAGGGTATCTTTGGCATTGATACCTTTTTTGCCACCGAAACAATTCCGTATCAAGATGGTGTGATTTTTCGCGGCAATTTGCGCGGCGAGCCAGACTCTAGCTACGATCGCCTTGCCGCTAACCTCAAAACCCAAGTAGGCGATCGGTATCGCTTATTCCTCGTAGAAGGGATGGAAGGTAGACCTGTAGTGGTGGTGTTACCCAGCGCTAACCAACCACAACCAACCACCCCGGCCCAACTTGTCCTGGCAATTGTGCTGGGACTAGCCACTATTGCCACCTGTCTAGAAACAGCCGGGCTACTGCTGGGGTTTGATTTCTTTAGCGAAATGAGCCGCTATGCTGAAGTTTTACCAATCGCCAGCGGTATTTTAGCGGTGCTGGGGGCGCACGAAATCGCTCATCGCGTTGTGGCCAGGCGCTACCAAATTCGGCTTAGCCCCCCTTTCTTCATCCCCACAGGGCAAATTGGCTCGTTTGGTGCCCTAATGCGGTTTGAATCGGTTCTGCCAAATCGATCGGTCTTGTTTGATATTGCTTTCGCCGGACCGGCGATCGGCGGCCTTGTAGCCCTAGGATTGCTCATTATTGGGTTGTTGCTGTCTCACCCTGGCAGCCTATTCCAAATTCCCGCTGAGTTTTTGCAAGGCTCAATCTTGGTGGGAACGCTGGCGCGGGTAGTGTTGGGAGCCGCTGTTCAGCAACCCCTAGTGGATGTGCATCCGCTGGTGCTCATCGGCTGGTTAGGGTTGGTAATCACGGCTCTGAACCTCATGCCAGCAGGTCAACTCGATGGTGGCCGTATTGTGCAGTCTATTTACGGGCGCAAGGTGGCTGGACGCACTACAGTGGCAACCTTAATTGTTTTGGGGTTGGCGTCTCTGGTCAACCCGTTGGCGCTATACTGGGCTATCTTAATCTTGTTTCTACAGCGCGATTTAGAACGTCCAGCCCTAAATGAGCTTTCCGAACCCAACGATGCGCGTGCCGCACTGGGGCTGTTAGTGCTGTTTCTGATGGCAGCTACCTTGCTGCCGCTGACTCCTAGTTTGGCAGGGCGGTTAGGAATTGGCGGTTGA
- a CDS encoding M48 family metallopeptidase, producing the protein MMNLFFHRFRQLRRRWMYGLISLIVALGLIVSTPTPSHASSLLELLFRGIQVIQLSTLSTSNEVALGRQINDQLVRREIRLYRNADIANYVDDIGQRLVPHSDRPNLPYVFQVVDDQSVNAFATMGGYVYVTTGLIRTADNEAQLASVISHEIGHIVGRHAVQQMREQAIAAGALTAAGLNRNDAVAIGVDLAIRRPNSRQDELEADELGLANLTRAGYAAGAMPAFMEKLLNQRSVPTFLSTHPATSTRIERLNALIDPATANAGDGLDNAAYRSRIRDLL; encoded by the coding sequence ATGATGAACCTTTTTTTTCATCGTTTTCGTCAATTGCGTCGCCGATGGATGTATGGATTAATTTCCCTCATCGTCGCCCTAGGGTTAATTGTTAGTACTCCTACTCCATCTCACGCTTCTTCTCTACTGGAGCTACTATTTCGGGGTATTCAAGTTATTCAACTCTCTACCTTGTCAACGTCCAATGAAGTCGCTTTAGGACGTCAAATCAATGATCAATTGGTTCGCCGAGAAATCAGGCTCTATCGCAATGCCGATATTGCTAACTATGTTGATGATATTGGTCAACGATTAGTCCCCCATAGCGATCGCCCTAATCTTCCCTATGTATTTCAAGTGGTTGATGATCAAAGCGTTAATGCATTTGCCACGATGGGCGGCTATGTCTATGTCACCACTGGACTGATACGGACTGCCGACAACGAAGCACAATTGGCCAGCGTCATCAGTCATGAGATTGGACATATTGTCGGACGCCATGCAGTACAACAAATGCGAGAACAGGCCATTGCTGCTGGGGCATTGACAGCCGCTGGACTCAATCGTAATGATGCGGTGGCGATCGGTGTTGATTTGGCGATTCGTCGTCCCAACAGTCGTCAAGACGAGCTAGAAGCGGATGAACTGGGATTAGCTAATTTAACTAGAGCGGGATATGCCGCCGGGGCCATGCCAGCTTTCATGGAGAAGTTGCTAAATCAGCGGTCTGTACCGACGTTTTTAAGTACGCATCCCGCCACCAGCACCCGCATCGAGCGGTTAAATGCGTTAATTGACCCAGCCACCGCCAACGCTGGAGATGGACTAGATAACGCCGCCTATCGCAGTCGAATTCGAGATCTGCTGTAG
- a CDS encoding pirin family protein, whose translation MITIRPSSDRGVANFGWLNSRHTFSFGNYYDPNHMGFASLRVINEDKVDPSQGFATHGHRDMEIISYVLEGALEHNDSIGNGSVIRPGDVQRMSAGTGILHSEFNASDTDPVHFLQIWILPEQRNLEPGYEQKHFSDTDKRGQLRLVGSQDGREGSVTIHQDVNLYAGLFNAGETAAYPIQTGRSIWVQVARGTLQLNDHNLTAGDGAAIDAIDSLTLTATADDTEVLLFDMAA comes from the coding sequence ATGATTACTATTCGGCCTTCTAGCGATCGAGGGGTAGCAAATTTTGGGTGGCTTAACAGTCGGCACACCTTTTCTTTTGGTAATTACTATGACCCCAACCATATGGGCTTTGCCAGTCTACGGGTGATCAATGAAGACAAGGTTGATCCCAGCCAAGGCTTTGCCACGCATGGACACCGAGATATGGAAATCATTTCCTATGTTTTAGAGGGCGCGTTAGAGCACAACGATAGCATTGGCAATGGTTCTGTAATTCGTCCAGGCGATGTGCAGCGGATGTCAGCCGGAACGGGAATTCTGCACAGCGAGTTTAACGCTTCAGATACCGATCCCGTTCACTTTTTGCAAATTTGGATCTTGCCAGAGCAACGCAACCTAGAGCCAGGCTATGAGCAGAAGCATTTCTCTGATACGGACAAGCGTGGACAGTTGCGGTTGGTGGGGTCGCAGGATGGACGGGAGGGGTCTGTCACCATTCACCAAGATGTTAACCTCTACGCGGGCTTGTTCAATGCAGGCGAAACCGCTGCATATCCGATTCAAACGGGACGCTCGATTTGGGTACAAGTGGCCCGAGGCACGCTGCAACTCAATGACCACAACCTAACGGCGGGCGATGGTGCAGCCATTGATGCAATCGACTCTCTTACCTTGACAGCGACCGCTGACGACACAGAAGTGTTGCTGTTTGATATGGCGGCTTAA
- a CDS encoding LysR family transcriptional regulator, with protein sequence MDKFESMKAFTQVVASGGFAAAARELGLSRSAVNKLVINLENDLGVQLLHRSTRRVIPTETGLAFYDRCVSILADLQEAELAVSQLHEEPKGTLRVNAPMSFGTLHLAAATADFMVKYPDLQVQLTLEDRFIDPISEGFDLIVRIADPPNSTALIVHPLVLAERILCASPQYLSRHGNPTHPSQLRQHACLHYGHSTFDNQWKLRGPDGEHLISTPAVLCSNNGEVLQAAALKGLGITLLPTFIVSRCLHQGTLQRVLPDYAPPDIYVCVIYPANRHLSTKIQLFTSFLKERFGQSPSWDGDEN encoded by the coding sequence ATGGACAAATTTGAGTCAATGAAAGCATTTACCCAAGTGGTGGCATCAGGTGGGTTCGCAGCAGCGGCTCGCGAACTGGGACTGTCGCGCTCGGCAGTCAATAAACTGGTAATTAATCTAGAGAATGATTTAGGAGTGCAACTGCTGCATCGCAGTACACGCCGAGTGATTCCAACGGAGACTGGACTGGCATTTTACGATCGCTGCGTTTCCATCTTGGCAGATCTGCAAGAGGCAGAACTGGCTGTGTCGCAACTGCACGAAGAGCCGAAAGGGACGTTACGGGTGAATGCGCCGATGTCATTTGGAACACTACATCTAGCCGCCGCCACCGCTGACTTTATGGTCAAATATCCAGACTTGCAGGTGCAATTAACCCTAGAGGATCGCTTCATCGATCCCATCAGCGAAGGATTTGATCTGATTGTGCGCATTGCCGACCCACCCAACTCCACGGCTTTGATTGTGCATCCTCTTGTTCTTGCAGAGCGCATCTTGTGTGCCTCTCCTCAGTATTTAAGCCGACATGGCAATCCCACCCATCCTTCTCAACTACGGCAACACGCTTGTCTACACTATGGCCACTCCACCTTTGATAATCAATGGAAGCTGAGGGGCCCTGATGGAGAACACCTAATTTCAACCCCGGCTGTGCTGTGCTCTAATAACGGCGAAGTGTTACAAGCGGCTGCCCTGAAAGGATTAGGTATCACTCTGTTGCCCACTTTTATTGTTAGCCGGTGTCTACATCAAGGAACGCTGCAACGAGTGCTGCCAGACTATGCGCCACCGGATATTTATGTCTGTGTTATCTATCCGGCAAATCGGCATTTGTCTACCAAAATTCAGCTATTCACCAGTTTCTTAAAAGAGCGGTTTGGTCAATCTCCTAGTTGGGATGGGGATGAGAATTAA
- a CDS encoding DUF4330 domain-containing protein produces the protein MAILDSKGRLFGKVSILDLGAALMILLVLAGIFLFPGGSGSVAQVGTTTRPVEVDVMVRGLTVRDPQALLKAFEDEKKTKIIIRNQPYGEVDVLAVQSLPRSVAVPQPDGTVKSLPDPRPELNYTIDMLITLGGDAQIVNNGAVLGNTNIKVGTPMELEGLTYRFNAPVVGVRILDK, from the coding sequence ATGGCTATTTTAGATTCTAAAGGTCGTTTGTTCGGCAAAGTCAGCATTCTAGATCTCGGCGCAGCGTTGATGATCTTACTAGTGTTAGCCGGGATATTTCTGTTTCCTGGTGGATCTGGTTCCGTGGCACAGGTGGGAACAACCACCCGCCCGGTTGAAGTTGATGTAATGGTGCGGGGCTTAACTGTGCGCGATCCTCAAGCATTGCTAAAAGCCTTTGAAGACGAGAAGAAAACCAAAATCATCATTCGCAACCAGCCCTATGGCGAAGTTGATGTTTTGGCAGTCCAATCCTTGCCGCGCAGTGTGGCAGTTCCTCAGCCCGACGGTACGGTAAAATCGTTGCCTGACCCCCGCCCAGAGTTAAACTACACGATCGATATGTTGATTACCCTGGGTGGCGATGCTCAAATTGTTAATAATGGGGCTGTGTTAGGGAATACAAACATTAAAGTGGGAACACCCATGGAATTAGAAGGACTAACCTATCGCTTTAATGCGCCCGTTGTTGGAGTTAGAATTTTGGATAAGTAA
- a CDS encoding succinate dehydrogenase/fumarate reductase flavoprotein subunit: MIEHDVIIVGGGLAGCRAAVEIAKTNPRLRVAVVAKTHPIRSHSVAAQGGIAATLKNVDEQDSWEAHAFDTVKGSDYLADQDAVEILTREAPDVVIDLEHMGVLFSRLPDGRIAQRAFGGHSHKRTCYAADKTGHAILHELVNNLRRYGVVIYDEWYVMRLILEDSQAKGVVMYRIRDGHIEVVRAKAVMFATGGYGRVYNTTSNDYASTGDGLAMTAAAGLPLEDMEFVQFHPTGLYPVGVLISEAVRGEGAYLINSDGHRFMADYAPSRMELAPRDITSRAIVKEIRAGRGIQPDGSAGGPFVHLDVRHLGRDHIMSRIPFCWEEAHRLVGIDAVQQPIPVRPTVHYSMGGIPTNTDGQVRSSAEGLVEGFFAAGETACVSVHGANRLGSNSLLECVVYGKRTGAAIARYVETRKLPDLDEARYLNEAQQQLQSLLDKPGEYRIATVRQAFQDCMTDYCGVFRTESLMQEGLEQLHQIRQQADRIYLDDKDRLWNTELVEALELQSLLAVGEIILSSALNRQESRGAHCREDYTDRDDTNFLKHTLAYYAPAAGVEIRSMPVVITRFEPQERKY, translated from the coding sequence ATGATTGAACACGACGTAATCATTGTGGGAGGAGGACTAGCTGGCTGCCGAGCCGCCGTCGAAATTGCTAAAACCAACCCACGTCTCAGGGTTGCCGTAGTGGCTAAAACTCATCCCATTCGATCGCACTCGGTGGCGGCCCAAGGTGGCATTGCTGCCACATTAAAAAATGTAGACGAGCAAGACTCCTGGGAAGCCCACGCTTTTGATACGGTCAAAGGATCCGATTATCTCGCTGACCAAGATGCTGTTGAAATTCTCACCCGTGAAGCTCCCGATGTGGTGATTGATTTAGAACACATGGGTGTGCTGTTCTCGCGCTTGCCCGATGGACGCATTGCCCAACGCGCCTTTGGTGGTCATTCTCACAAGCGCACTTGCTATGCTGCCGACAAAACCGGACATGCCATTTTGCACGAACTCGTCAATAACTTGCGCCGCTATGGAGTCGTGATTTATGACGAATGGTATGTTATGCGCTTAATTTTGGAAGACAGCCAGGCTAAGGGCGTTGTGATGTATCGCATCCGCGACGGACACATTGAAGTGGTGCGAGCCAAAGCGGTGATGTTTGCCACAGGCGGCTATGGGCGGGTTTATAATACCACTTCCAACGATTACGCCTCTACGGGGGACGGGCTAGCAATGACTGCGGCGGCCGGACTGCCGTTGGAAGATATGGAGTTTGTACAGTTTCACCCAACGGGGCTATACCCAGTAGGGGTGCTGATTTCAGAAGCGGTGCGGGGAGAGGGCGCTTACCTGATCAACAGCGACGGTCATCGCTTCATGGCGGACTATGCTCCCAGTCGGATGGAACTAGCTCCACGAGATATTACCTCGCGAGCGATCGTCAAAGAAATTCGGGCAGGTCGTGGCATTCAGCCCGATGGCAGTGCGGGCGGGCCGTTTGTGCACTTGGATGTACGGCATTTAGGGCGCGATCACATCATGAGCCGCATTCCCTTCTGTTGGGAAGAAGCCCATCGCTTAGTGGGGATTGACGCCGTGCAGCAGCCAATTCCCGTACGCCCCACCGTGCATTACTCGATGGGTGGTATTCCTACCAACACCGATGGACAGGTGCGCAGCAGTGCGGAAGGATTAGTCGAAGGCTTTTTTGCGGCTGGAGAAACTGCTTGCGTCTCCGTGCATGGAGCGAATCGCTTGGGCAGTAACTCGTTGCTGGAATGTGTTGTCTATGGTAAACGCACCGGGGCGGCGATCGCCCGCTATGTGGAAACTCGCAAGTTGCCCGACCTTGACGAAGCCCGCTACCTCAATGAGGCTCAACAACAATTGCAGTCCCTCCTCGACAAACCCGGAGAATATCGCATTGCTACTGTGCGGCAGGCATTTCAAGACTGCATGACCGACTACTGTGGCGTTTTTCGTACCGAGAGCCTAATGCAGGAAGGACTGGAACAACTGCACCAGATCCGCCAGCAGGCCGATCGTATCTATCTAGATGACAAAGATCGACTCTGGAATACCGAACTAGTGGAAGCGCTGGAACTTCAGAGTTTATTAGCCGTGGGTGAAATTATTCTCAGCAGCGCCTTGAATCGCCAAGAAAGCCGAGGGGCCCACTGCCGTGAAGATTACACCGATCGCGATGATACCAACTTCCTCAAGCACACCTTGGCTTACTATGCTCCGGCGGCTGGGGTAGAGATTCGATCGATGCCAGTGGTCATTACCCGATTTGAGCCGCAAGAGCGTAAGTATTAA
- a CDS encoding PIN domain-containing protein — MVMVPPVILVFDISALSAASSLEWREFSRVGNCYIPQVVYEEVKRLIDRAPDSDLERMARAFHQFYGASGWQVSEANAYHTALTSDAGLPPTRRTTLSLAVGRCAYGMAQEFPNSLVVLVSKDRSLLQRLYEISRFNLCGITGESLLQWSRSGQRPIPVSQTFQQFRAKHRFQPHHSSVSSTFEPSALSAYPIAHTTLLLTAAVRPASARSRLPLFNRSTEWLVAGKSLLVALVSFAIVTYLVWLLFNATGWNTLLQRPSNLQSLRHLMKAQLVLGELPHPDAQEADRERVEGKRLQQISNSTAIGGVI; from the coding sequence ATGGTGATGGTTCCTCCGGTGATTCTAGTGTTTGATATCAGTGCTCTATCAGCCGCCTCGTCGTTGGAATGGCGCGAGTTTTCACGGGTAGGAAATTGCTACATTCCACAAGTTGTCTATGAAGAGGTGAAGCGGCTAATCGATCGCGCTCCCGATTCAGACCTAGAGCGTATGGCCAGGGCATTTCACCAATTTTATGGTGCTAGTGGTTGGCAAGTGAGTGAGGCAAATGCCTATCATACTGCCCTCACAAGCGATGCTGGACTTCCCCCGACTCGACGTACAACCTTATCGCTGGCAGTCGGACGCTGTGCCTATGGCATGGCCCAAGAATTTCCCAATAGTCTCGTTGTTCTAGTTAGCAAAGACCGCTCTTTGTTACAACGACTGTACGAAATTTCTCGCTTCAATCTATGTGGCATCACGGGTGAATCGTTGCTGCAATGGAGCCGTAGCGGTCAGCGTCCGATTCCTGTGAGTCAAACCTTTCAACAGTTTAGAGCTAAACATAGGTTTCAGCCACATCACTCATCTGTTAGTTCGACGTTTGAGCCATCTGCGTTGTCTGCTTATCCGATCGCTCATACTACATTGCTGTTGACAGCGGCAGTGAGACCTGCATCTGCTCGATCGCGGCTGCCTTTATTCAACCGATCGACAGAATGGTTGGTGGCAGGAAAATCTCTCCTGGTTGCCCTTGTCAGCTTCGCGATCGTCACCTATTTGGTGTGGCTACTCTTCAACGCCACCGGATGGAACACGCTCCTGCAACGCCCATCCAATCTTCAATCACTTAGACATCTCATGAAAGCGCAACTGGTACTAGGCGAACTCCCTCACCCCGATGCGCAAGAGGCAGACAGAGAGAGGGTAGAGGGAAAAAGGCTACAGCAGATCTCGAATTCGACTGCGATAGGCGGCGTTATCTAG
- a CDS encoding NADPH-dependent FMN reductase, giving the protein MTNSAKILAFAGSAREGSFNKMLVKIAAEGAKTAGADVTYVDLRDLPMPLYDQDLEAKEGLPENVLKLKGLMKSHQGFLIACPEYNSSITPLLKNTIDWASRSEPGEPPLALTCFQGKVAGIMAASPGGLGGLRGLAHVRSILESIGVIVIPNQTAVPSAYSAFDEAGNLKDENQRSSVQAIGAKLADVVAKLNA; this is encoded by the coding sequence GTGACAAACTCAGCAAAAATCTTGGCCTTTGCAGGCAGTGCGCGAGAAGGGTCGTTCAATAAGATGTTGGTGAAAATTGCAGCGGAAGGCGCTAAAACCGCTGGAGCCGACGTGACGTATGTAGATTTACGCGATCTGCCGATGCCGTTGTATGACCAAGATTTAGAGGCGAAAGAAGGATTGCCAGAGAACGTGCTTAAGCTCAAAGGACTGATGAAGTCCCATCAAGGATTTTTGATTGCCTGCCCAGAATACAATAGTTCCATTACTCCATTGTTGAAAAATACGATCGACTGGGCTTCTCGATCGGAACCGGGCGAACCACCGCTGGCCTTAACCTGCTTTCAGGGCAAAGTCGCGGGAATTATGGCAGCATCTCCAGGTGGATTGGGGGGGCTGCGGGGGTTAGCTCACGTGCGCTCCATTTTAGAAAGCATTGGTGTGATTGTCATTCCCAATCAAACAGCGGTCCCCAGCGCCTACAGTGCCTTTGATGAAGCGGGAAATTTGAAAGACGAAAATCAGCGATCGTCCGTTCAAGCGATCGGTGCAAAATTGGCGGATGTAGTGGCGAAATTGAATGCTTAA
- the surE gene encoding 5'/3'-nucleotidase SurE has product MNLLISNDDGIFALGVRTLANTLAAAGHHVTVVCPDRERSATGHGLTLHDPIRAKLVESGFHPTIQAWACSGTPSDCVKLALGALLDAPPDMVLSGINHGSNLGTDVLYSGTVSAAMEGVIEGIPSIAFSLTSFTHQDFQPAADFARSLLAQLETRSLPHLALLNVNIPAVAADEIAGVVMTRQGVRRYFDTFEKRVDPRGKIYYWLAGEVLEEVSQEELEQAGMSGLKASGGDIEWFRNTPTDVEMIRKNYITITPLQYNLTCALGLESLQKWQQGYKKWAE; this is encoded by the coding sequence ATGAATCTTCTGATTAGCAACGACGATGGCATTTTTGCATTGGGTGTTCGTACCCTTGCTAACACTCTCGCTGCCGCTGGGCATCATGTCACAGTTGTGTGTCCCGATCGCGAGCGATCGGCAACAGGACACGGATTAACGTTGCACGATCCGATTCGAGCAAAACTAGTGGAATCAGGGTTTCATCCCACTATTCAGGCTTGGGCGTGTTCGGGAACTCCCTCAGATTGTGTCAAACTGGCGTTGGGTGCTCTGCTAGACGCTCCCCCAGATATGGTGCTTTCTGGCATTAATCATGGATCGAACCTGGGAACCGATGTGCTCTATTCAGGCACGGTCTCTGCTGCGATGGAGGGTGTCATTGAAGGCATTCCCAGTATTGCCTTCAGCTTAACCAGCTTCACCCATCAGGATTTTCAACCGGCTGCTGACTTTGCCCGATCGCTGCTAGCCCAACTGGAGACCCGATCGTTACCGCATTTGGCGTTGCTCAATGTCAATATCCCAGCAGTGGCGGCTGACGAAATTGCTGGGGTTGTGATGACTCGACAAGGAGTACGTCGCTATTTTGATACCTTTGAAAAACGGGTTGATCCGCGTGGAAAAATCTACTACTGGTTGGCTGGAGAGGTACTAGAAGAGGTGAGCCAAGAAGAACTCGAACAAGCGGGAATGTCAGGGTTGAAAGCATCTGGCGGGGATATTGAGTGGTTCCGCAACACACCCACTGATGTGGAAATGATTCGCAAAAATTACATCACTATTACGCCCCTGCAATACAACCTGACCTGTGCTTTGGGGTTGGAAAGTTTACAAAAGTGGCAGCAGGGCTACAAAAAATGGGCAGAATAG
- a CDS encoding endonuclease/exonuclease/phosphatase family protein, protein MPTAFTVMTWNVENLFPPGHAISPSKVISPADYESKLSYLKQRILEVDPDIIALQEIGSRSPDDTQSLDDLQAHLQNYPYKALSSNPDRRLIRVGFLSKLDILQTDDFADFPAGELSQVPDWSSKPPVTQMGRGGLRIEIELSSGLRIRLINLHLKSKLITYLPTARANPRFQPRDENERSIGQGLALLRRTAEAVTVRVYLNSLMQPDDTTETIVLGDLNDEPRAATTQLLLGPEDADITTDDKLDIVRLYNLVDSIPRRGDESNDKRFLSSKERFSRIYKGRYELIDHILVSKGLLGTESSLRQDQWRVLEVRSLVDSIQQQSIGDNPVERFGKNRPDHAPIYARFTL, encoded by the coding sequence ATGCCGACTGCTTTTACGGTGATGACCTGGAACGTTGAAAATCTGTTTCCACCCGGCCATGCCATCAGCCCTAGTAAGGTGATTTCTCCAGCGGATTACGAGAGTAAATTAAGCTATTTGAAACAACGGATTCTGGAAGTTGATCCAGATATCATTGCCCTACAAGAGATTGGCAGCCGATCGCCGGACGATACTCAATCGTTGGATGATTTGCAAGCCCACTTGCAGAACTATCCCTATAAAGCGCTCTCTAGCAATCCCGATCGTCGCTTAATTCGGGTTGGATTTCTATCAAAATTAGATATTTTACAAACAGACGATTTCGCTGATTTTCCAGCAGGAGAATTATCCCAAGTGCCCGATTGGTCGTCTAAACCGCCTGTCACTCAAATGGGACGGGGTGGTTTACGAATTGAGATTGAACTCTCATCCGGACTCCGAATTCGCCTGATCAATTTACACTTAAAGTCTAAGCTCATTACTTACCTGCCGACTGCAAGAGCGAACCCACGCTTTCAACCTAGGGATGAGAATGAACGATCGATCGGACAAGGATTGGCCCTATTGCGACGAACAGCCGAAGCAGTGACGGTACGGGTTTATCTCAACTCGCTGATGCAGCCTGATGATACAACTGAAACGATCGTCTTAGGTGATTTGAACGATGAACCGCGAGCCGCTACTACACAACTGTTGCTAGGTCCCGAAGACGCCGATATTACCACCGACGATAAGTTAGATATTGTGCGGTTGTACAACTTGGTGGATTCAATTCCGCGTCGAGGTGATGAATCTAACGATAAACGATTTTTGTCTTCAAAGGAACGGTTTTCGCGAATCTATAAAGGACGATATGAATTGATTGATCACATCCTAGTCAGTAAAGGACTTCTTGGTACAGAAAGTTCTTTGCGGCAGGATCAATGGCGTGTCCTGGAGGTGCGAAGTTTAGTAGACAGCATTCAACAGCAAAGCATTGGTGACAATCCAGTCGAACGCTTCGGTAAAAACCGCCCAGATCATGCCCCGATCTATGCTCGCTTTACCCTTTAG